The Aurantiacibacter gangjinensis genome includes a region encoding these proteins:
- a CDS encoding oligosaccharide flippase family protein yields MPIEPPSPSERPRSARLHTVSIICERVVRLISGILIGALVARSLGPAEFGELGFALQMLALATPFAVLGLDASLVKWIVREPEDRDRIVTQNLLTRVTMASLVCAVAMLAVLAIGVGEQAQYVLIMLIGLIPQCTSTLDRFFLATRKGELILASSIAALLTAGSLRVYFALYDPNVFFFALTYLVEYFAQGISLCIFYFLQRPRPNWSPGNLQTALSRLSESIPLLPAAVAGAAFAAVGVIVLKIFSDDEQLGIFTAALRITTAWVVVQAAIVAAAAPLIMEEATVERGAKGEVSLRLMRVIETATILSLVAAVGMAIVAPALEQILYGDQFQGVAILMTIHIWAALFAGWRKISGTWYVAEESLWLAFRRQLVGLLITALFGIPLTIKYGAMGMAIGALAGEIVAGWLVDFLGRKTRHHGMAKLRSFYPRVLIADLRKWRRSSGAV; encoded by the coding sequence ATGCCAATTGAACCGCCCTCCCCGTCGGAACGGCCACGTTCGGCACGGCTTCATACCGTATCGATAATCTGCGAGCGTGTTGTCCGCCTCATTTCCGGCATTTTGATCGGGGCGCTTGTTGCACGGTCTCTAGGACCTGCCGAGTTCGGGGAACTCGGCTTTGCACTGCAAATGCTGGCCCTCGCCACACCCTTCGCGGTGCTAGGGCTCGATGCGTCGCTAGTGAAATGGATCGTCCGGGAGCCGGAGGATCGCGACCGGATCGTGACGCAAAACCTGCTCACGCGCGTAACGATGGCCTCACTCGTCTGTGCAGTCGCAATGCTTGCTGTGCTCGCCATCGGCGTCGGTGAGCAGGCACAATACGTGCTGATCATGTTGATCGGGCTCATTCCGCAGTGCACTTCAACACTTGATCGTTTTTTTCTTGCGACGCGTAAAGGCGAATTGATCCTTGCTAGTTCAATCGCGGCTCTCCTTACCGCCGGTTCGCTACGGGTATATTTTGCCCTCTATGACCCCAACGTGTTCTTTTTCGCGCTTACTTATCTTGTCGAATATTTCGCCCAAGGCATAAGTCTTTGTATCTTCTATTTCCTGCAACGTCCCCGACCGAATTGGTCACCCGGCAACCTTCAGACTGCGTTATCGCGCCTTTCCGAAAGCATCCCCCTTTTGCCAGCCGCTGTTGCTGGCGCTGCTTTTGCGGCGGTGGGCGTCATCGTTTTGAAGATTTTTTCGGATGACGAGCAATTGGGAATATTTACGGCAGCGCTTCGCATCACCACTGCCTGGGTCGTCGTTCAAGCTGCTATCGTTGCTGCAGCCGCACCTCTAATTATGGAAGAGGCTACGGTTGAGAGAGGCGCCAAGGGGGAAGTCTCGCTAAGATTGATGCGCGTAATCGAAACTGCTACCATTTTGTCACTCGTGGCTGCGGTGGGAATGGCAATCGTTGCGCCTGCGCTGGAGCAGATACTTTATGGCGATCAGTTTCAAGGTGTCGCCATCTTAATGACAATCCACATATGGGCCGCGCTGTTTGCCGGGTGGCGAAAGATTTCCGGCACGTGGTATGTTGCAGAAGAGTCACTTTGGTTGGCTTTCCGTCGCCAACTTGTTGGCCTTTTAATCACCGCTCTGTTTGGTATACCCTTGACGATAAAATACGGAGCCATGGGCATGGCCATCGGAGCGCTCGCAGGAGAAATTGTAGCCGGTTGGTTGGTAGATTTTCTGGGGCGCAAGACTCGTCATCATGGCATGGCAAAACTCCGATCTTTTTATCCCCGAGTTTTGATAGCCGACTTGCGAAAGTGGAGGCGCTCTTCTGGCGCGGTTTAA
- a CDS encoding glycosyltransferase family 29 protein, which translates to MAEENQNLYTSLHKVSDSFGRTSARLVPFIEPIIADRTPESLLDFGCGKGMLGKALREAGHDIELFDPYVPEFSNPPTRKLGLALCTDVMEHVPEEQVDDVLAQVRSYADDALFVISLTFADHILANGDNAHCTVRSAEWWQAKIEKVFGKACPVPTKQDTAAAFTTWSVADEALDKVRRLRRKERAKKRAQDLVLYPGKLLGSRLRNWVGVKEMRSRVAGKSVAIVGNASGLADKSHGSDIDRHDIVVRMNRGPILTAQSHGTKTDWLATSTYVSSGLPDGRDVSLILWMTPKTMQLPLWMLSPKRDIARYPKSMHKKLREKLGARPSTGMMIVDLVLNLGPYKLSLYGFDGFSTGSLSNIDPSQSHPHDFAAEARYLEKLASESDDVELFKATKVRT; encoded by the coding sequence GTGGCGGAAGAGAACCAGAATCTGTATACGAGCCTGCATAAGGTATCGGACTCCTTCGGCCGAACCAGCGCTCGGCTGGTGCCTTTTATCGAGCCGATCATCGCGGACCGTACGCCGGAAAGCCTTCTCGACTTCGGATGTGGCAAAGGAATGCTTGGCAAGGCCTTGCGCGAGGCCGGGCATGACATCGAACTTTTCGATCCCTACGTTCCGGAATTTTCGAACCCGCCAACGCGAAAGCTTGGATTGGCGCTCTGCACCGACGTTATGGAGCACGTCCCGGAAGAGCAGGTTGACGATGTTCTGGCGCAGGTTCGCAGCTATGCGGATGACGCCTTATTCGTCATTTCACTGACATTTGCCGATCACATCCTGGCTAATGGCGACAACGCGCATTGCACTGTCCGTAGCGCTGAATGGTGGCAAGCGAAGATCGAGAAGGTCTTCGGAAAGGCATGTCCCGTGCCGACGAAACAGGATACGGCTGCTGCCTTTACGACATGGTCCGTCGCAGATGAAGCGCTAGATAAAGTACGACGCCTTCGCCGGAAGGAAAGGGCCAAGAAACGAGCGCAGGACCTTGTCCTCTATCCGGGAAAGCTCCTCGGTAGCAGACTCAGGAATTGGGTCGGCGTCAAGGAGATGCGCAGCCGCGTTGCCGGAAAGTCGGTAGCCATCGTCGGCAACGCCAGCGGCTTGGCGGACAAATCCCACGGATCGGATATTGACCGGCACGATATTGTCGTCCGCATGAATCGCGGACCGATCCTGACGGCGCAAAGCCATGGCACGAAAACGGACTGGCTTGCGACTAGCACGTACGTGTCGTCCGGCTTGCCAGACGGCCGAGATGTTTCACTCATCCTCTGGATGACACCGAAAACGATGCAGCTGCCGCTTTGGATGTTGTCACCAAAGAGAGATATCGCCCGCTATCCTAAATCGATGCATAAAAAACTTCGGGAGAAGCTCGGTGCGCGTCCGTCGACCGGCATGATGATAGTCGATCTGGTGCTAAATCTCGGCCCGTACAAGCTAAGCCTCTATGGTTTCGACGGTTTCTCTACCGGCTCGCTATCCAATATCGACCCCTCGCAATCGCATCCACACGATTTCGCTGCCGAAGCTCGCTACCTCGAAAAGCTCGCGTCGGAAAGCGATGACGTCGAACTGTTTAAAGCGACCAAAGTACGAACTTAA